In Uranotaenia lowii strain MFRU-FL chromosome 2, ASM2978415v1, whole genome shotgun sequence, one genomic interval encodes:
- the LOC129745300 gene encoding probable phospholipid-transporting ATPase IIA isoform X1 produces the protein MNVELRDFEISDSEQELLISNNNPSGNRRHSGRVTYGGRSYRNRRRQPFKLGNFLKNLCCCWCWAWRKWCASKELKPRTVLIGRPTTEKFPANEVRNQKYNLFTFLPLVLFEQFRFFLNLYFLIMAVSQFIPDIRIGYLYTYWGPLGFVLAVTISREAIDDLRRHKRDREVNSQKYKRFVSADKPPELVPSSKLKVGDIVMVEKDERVPADLILLRTSDKSGAVFVRTDMLDGETDWKLRLAVPATQKLNAHGDLFNVGASLYVEKPQRDIHTFIGTYSKLEGSEDEGLNVENTLWANTVVASGTAVGIVIYTGPETRSVMNNSQPRSKVGLLDLEINGLTKVLFCAVIGLSFAMMCLKGFNGPWYRYMFRFILLFSYIIPISLRVNLDMGKAFYSWQMQNDEEIQGTVVRSTTIPEELGRISYLLTDKTGTLTQNEMVFKKIHVGTAAYGRDTFPMVSAAIFSVYNSITVQGDASPGKSSEFQPRLRKPDGWRIWESVKALALCHNVTPVYDSGNAGNGINSDRRNSPSRSISVEAQESSKLPEKTYQASSPDEIALVKWTESVGLTLINRDLNHITLQVREKESQRSSMNENASINTTVTNLSVNSKTDLNSPSSSGSVTSLNSLAGGIMKYQILQTFPFTSENKRMGIIVKDTSTGEITFYLKGADVVMSGIVQYNDWLAEESGNMAREGLRTLVVAKKVLTEDQYNDFETRYNAAKVSVTDRATKVSAVIESLERELELLCLTGVEDRLQDRVRPTLELLRNAGIKIWMLTGDKLETATCIAKSSHLVGRNQNIHVLKSVLTRTDAHQELNQFRRKQDCALVVSGESLEVCLQYYQPEFMELAIACPAVVCCRCSPTQKAQVVSLIQKYSDKRTCAVGDGGNDVSMIQQADAGIGIEGREGKQASLAGDFSIPQFSHIAKLLIVHGRRSYKRSAALSQFVIHRGLIISTMQAVFSAVFYLSSVALYQGFLMVGYATLYTMFPVFSLVLDQDISSNIALTYPELYKELSKGRSLSYKTFFMWVLISIYQGGVIMYGALILFEDEFIHIVAISFSALILTELIMVALTIRTWHKLMVLAELFSLVLYIISLAVLHEYFDWEFIWSWEFLWKVLVITLVSCLPLYILKFLRKKFSPPSYSKLT, from the exons ATGAATGTGGAACTACGCGATTTCGAAATAAGTGATTCCGAGCAAGAACTACTGATCAGCAATAACAATCCGTCGGGCAATCGACGACATTCCGGCAGGGTAACATACGGTGGGCGTTCCTATCGCAATCGAAGAAGACAACCATTCAAGCTggggaattttttgaaaaatttgtgttg CTGCTGGTGCTGGGCCTGGCGAAAATGGTGCGCTTCCAAAGAACTCAAGCCACGTACGGTCCTCATCGGGCGCCCGACGACTGAAAAGTTTCCGGCCAATGAAGTGCGCAACCAGAAGTACAATCTGTTCACCTTTCTGCCATTGGTCCTCTTTGAGCAGTTCAGATTCTTCCTGAATCTGTACTTCCTGATCATGGCTGTCAGTCAATTTATTCCGGACATTCGGATCGGTTATCTGTACACTTACTGGGGACCGTTGGGATTTGTACTGGCGGTAACGATTTCTCGTGAAGCAATCGATGATCTGCGGCGGCATAAGCGAGACCGAGAAGTCAATTCGCAAAAGTACAAGCGCTTTGTGAGTGCTGACAAACCCCCGGAGTTGGTTCCATCCTCAAAATTGAAGGTCGGCGATATCGTTATGGTAGAAAAAGATGAACGAGTACCGGCCGATTTGATACTGCTACGAACCAGTGACAAAAGTGGAGCTGTGTTTGTCCGAACGGATATGTTGGATG gtgaaACTGATTGGAAGCTCCGGTTAGCTGTACCCGCTACGCAAAAATTGAATGCTCATGGTGATCTTTTTAATGTGGGTGCCTCACTGTACGTAGAGAAGCCGCAGCGTGACATCCACACGTTTATCGGAACTTATTCAAAG CTTGAAGGATCCGAAGACGAGGGTCTCAACGTAGAAAATACGCTATGGGCTAATACAGTTGTTGCATCAGGAACTGCGGTTGGAATCGTTATTTACACTGGTCCAGAAACCCGAAGTGTTATGAATAATTCCCAACCAAGATCTAAAGTAGGACTTCTGGATCTTGAAATCAATGGTCTTACAAAGGTTCTGTTCTGTGCCGTAATTGGACTCTCGTTTGCTATGATGTGTCTGAAGGGATTCAACGGTCCGTGGTACCGATATATGTTCCGGTTTATACTCCTGTTCTCCTACATCATTCCAATCAGTTTGAGGGTGAATCTAGACATGGGCAAGGCATTTTATTCCTGGCAAATGCAAAACGATGAAGAAATTCAAGGCACTGTCGTTCGCTCGACAACCATCCCGGAAGAACTCGGCAGAATATCTTACCTGTTGACAGATAAGACTGGAACTCTAACCCAGAACGAAATGGTTTTCAAAAAGATTCACGTTGGCACGGCTGCTTACGGAAGGGACACCTTCCCAATGGTGTCAGCTGCTATCTTCTCAGTTTACAACAGTATTACGGTTCAGGGCGATGCTTCGCCGGGAAAATCATCTGAATTTCAACCTCGACTCAGAAAGCCCGATGGTTGGCGCATTTGGGAATCAGTGAAGGCATTAGCTCTTTGTCACAATGTAACACCTGTTTATGACAGCGGTAACGCTGGAAATGGAATCAATTCAGACAGACGAAATTCACCTTCTAGATCTATCTCGGTGGAAGCTCAGGAATCCTCCAAGTTACCAGAAAAAACTTATCAGGCTTCTAGTCCAGACGAAATTGCTCTCGTTAAGTGGACCGAATCTGTTGGCTTAACGCTGATCAACCGAGACCTGAACCATATTACTCTACAG GTCCGTGAGAAGGAATCACAGCGCAGTTCAATGAATGAAAACGCCTCGATCAACACGACGGTTACGAATCTCTCGGTCAACTCGAAGACCGATCTCAATTCCCCGTCGAGCTCGGGAAGTGTTACATCGTTGAATTCGCTCGCCGGTGGCATCATGAAGTACCAAATACTGCAAACGTTTCCGTTTACCAGCGAAAACAAGCGGATGGGCATTATCGTGAAGGACACGAGTACCGGAGAAATAACGTTCTACCTAAAGGGCGCGGACGTTGTGATGTCGGGTATCGTTCAGTACAATGATTGGTTGGCCGAGGAAAGCGGTAATATGGCTCGAGAGGGTTTACGTACATTGGTGGTGGCCAAGAAGGTTCTTACGGAAGATCAGTACAATGACTTTGAAACTCGTTATAACGCAGCCAAGGTGAGCGTTACAGATCGGGCAACTAAAGTTTCTGCTGTGATTGAAAGCTTGGAACGTGAGTTAGAACTGCTTTGTTTGACTGGAGTTGAAGATCGCCTCCAAGATCGCGTGAGACCCACTTTAGAACTGTTGAGGAATGCTGGAATCAAAATTTGGATGTTGACTGGAGACAAGCTGGAGACGGCCACGTGTATCgccaaaagttcacatttggttgGAAGAAATCAGAACATCCATGTACTGAAAAGCGTTCTCACCCGAACAGACGCCCATCAAGAACtaaatcaattcagaagaaagcAAGATTGTGCACTGGTTGTTTCTGGCGAGAGCTTGGAAGTTTGCCTTCAATACTATCAGCCAGAGTTTATGGAATTGGCCATTGCATGCCCGGCTGTAGTGTGCTGCCGTTGTAGTCCGACACAAAAAGCCCAAGTAGTATCTCTGATTCAGAAGTATTCCGACAAGCGTACATGTGCAGTCGGGGATGGAGGAAACGATGTCAGTATGATTCAGCAGGCTGATGCAGGAATAGGTATCGAAGGTCGAGAGGGTAAACAGGCATCCTTGGCTGGTGATTTTAGTATACCTCAATTTTCACACATTGCCAAGCTGTTGATCGTGCATGGTCGTCGATCGTACAAACGATCTGCTGCACTATCTCAGTTTGTGATCCATCGAGGTTTGATTATTTCAACCATGCAAGCCGTTTTCTCTGCGGTGTTTTATCTCTCTTCCGTGGCCTTGTATCAGGGATTCCTCATGGTAGGCTATGCTACCTTGTATACAATGTTTCCTGTGTTCTCGCTAGTTCTGGACCAGGACATTAGCTCGAACATAGCCTTGACTTACCCAGAGTTGTATAAAGAACTATCCAAAGGAAGAAGCTTGAGTTACAAGACCTTCTTCATGTGGGTACTGATCAGTATCTACCAAG GTGGTGTAATAATGTACGGCGCATTGATTCTGTTTGAGGATGAATTCATTCATATAGTTGCGATCAGCTTTTCGGCGCTCATTTTAACTGAATTGATTATGGTAGCGCTGACTATCAGAACATGGCATAA ATTAATGGTGCTAGCAGAGCTGTTCAGCTTAGTGTTGTATATTATTTCATTGGCAGTTTTGCACGAATACTTTG attgggAGTTCATCTGGTCCTGGGAATTCCTCTGGAAGGTCCTGGTTATAACACTGGTATCCTGCTTGCCGTTGTACATTCTGAAATTCTTACGGAAGAAGTTTTCACCTCCATCCTACTCCAAGCTGACATAA
- the LOC129745300 gene encoding probable phospholipid-transporting ATPase IIA isoform X2, whose translation MEDVVQQQPNPSNPAVFTKETIPLIEKNRKRRLWLSCWCWAWRKWCASKELKPRTVLIGRPTTEKFPANEVRNQKYNLFTFLPLVLFEQFRFFLNLYFLIMAVSQFIPDIRIGYLYTYWGPLGFVLAVTISREAIDDLRRHKRDREVNSQKYKRFVSADKPPELVPSSKLKVGDIVMVEKDERVPADLILLRTSDKSGAVFVRTDMLDGETDWKLRLAVPATQKLNAHGDLFNVGASLYVEKPQRDIHTFIGTYSKLEGSEDEGLNVENTLWANTVVASGTAVGIVIYTGPETRSVMNNSQPRSKVGLLDLEINGLTKVLFCAVIGLSFAMMCLKGFNGPWYRYMFRFILLFSYIIPISLRVNLDMGKAFYSWQMQNDEEIQGTVVRSTTIPEELGRISYLLTDKTGTLTQNEMVFKKIHVGTAAYGRDTFPMVSAAIFSVYNSITVQGDASPGKSSEFQPRLRKPDGWRIWESVKALALCHNVTPVYDSGNAGNGINSDRRNSPSRSISVEAQESSKLPEKTYQASSPDEIALVKWTESVGLTLINRDLNHITLQVREKESQRSSMNENASINTTVTNLSVNSKTDLNSPSSSGSVTSLNSLAGGIMKYQILQTFPFTSENKRMGIIVKDTSTGEITFYLKGADVVMSGIVQYNDWLAEESGNMAREGLRTLVVAKKVLTEDQYNDFETRYNAAKVSVTDRATKVSAVIESLERELELLCLTGVEDRLQDRVRPTLELLRNAGIKIWMLTGDKLETATCIAKSSHLVGRNQNIHVLKSVLTRTDAHQELNQFRRKQDCALVVSGESLEVCLQYYQPEFMELAIACPAVVCCRCSPTQKAQVVSLIQKYSDKRTCAVGDGGNDVSMIQQADAGIGIEGREGKQASLAGDFSIPQFSHIAKLLIVHGRRSYKRSAALSQFVIHRGLIISTMQAVFSAVFYLSSVALYQGFLMVGYATLYTMFPVFSLVLDQDISSNIALTYPELYKELSKGRSLSYKTFFMWVLISIYQGGVIMYGALILFEDEFIHIVAISFSALILTELIMVALTIRTWHKLMVLAELFSLVLYIISLAVLHEYFDWEFIWSWEFLWKVLVITLVSCLPLYILKFLRKKFSPPSYSKLT comes from the exons ATGGAGGACGTCGTCCAGCAGCAGCCAAATCCATCGAACCCGGCGGTCTTCACCAAGGAAACGATTCCACTCATCGAGAAGAATCGCAAAAGGCGACTCTGGCTGAG CTGCTGGTGCTGGGCCTGGCGAAAATGGTGCGCTTCCAAAGAACTCAAGCCACGTACGGTCCTCATCGGGCGCCCGACGACTGAAAAGTTTCCGGCCAATGAAGTGCGCAACCAGAAGTACAATCTGTTCACCTTTCTGCCATTGGTCCTCTTTGAGCAGTTCAGATTCTTCCTGAATCTGTACTTCCTGATCATGGCTGTCAGTCAATTTATTCCGGACATTCGGATCGGTTATCTGTACACTTACTGGGGACCGTTGGGATTTGTACTGGCGGTAACGATTTCTCGTGAAGCAATCGATGATCTGCGGCGGCATAAGCGAGACCGAGAAGTCAATTCGCAAAAGTACAAGCGCTTTGTGAGTGCTGACAAACCCCCGGAGTTGGTTCCATCCTCAAAATTGAAGGTCGGCGATATCGTTATGGTAGAAAAAGATGAACGAGTACCGGCCGATTTGATACTGCTACGAACCAGTGACAAAAGTGGAGCTGTGTTTGTCCGAACGGATATGTTGGATG gtgaaACTGATTGGAAGCTCCGGTTAGCTGTACCCGCTACGCAAAAATTGAATGCTCATGGTGATCTTTTTAATGTGGGTGCCTCACTGTACGTAGAGAAGCCGCAGCGTGACATCCACACGTTTATCGGAACTTATTCAAAG CTTGAAGGATCCGAAGACGAGGGTCTCAACGTAGAAAATACGCTATGGGCTAATACAGTTGTTGCATCAGGAACTGCGGTTGGAATCGTTATTTACACTGGTCCAGAAACCCGAAGTGTTATGAATAATTCCCAACCAAGATCTAAAGTAGGACTTCTGGATCTTGAAATCAATGGTCTTACAAAGGTTCTGTTCTGTGCCGTAATTGGACTCTCGTTTGCTATGATGTGTCTGAAGGGATTCAACGGTCCGTGGTACCGATATATGTTCCGGTTTATACTCCTGTTCTCCTACATCATTCCAATCAGTTTGAGGGTGAATCTAGACATGGGCAAGGCATTTTATTCCTGGCAAATGCAAAACGATGAAGAAATTCAAGGCACTGTCGTTCGCTCGACAACCATCCCGGAAGAACTCGGCAGAATATCTTACCTGTTGACAGATAAGACTGGAACTCTAACCCAGAACGAAATGGTTTTCAAAAAGATTCACGTTGGCACGGCTGCTTACGGAAGGGACACCTTCCCAATGGTGTCAGCTGCTATCTTCTCAGTTTACAACAGTATTACGGTTCAGGGCGATGCTTCGCCGGGAAAATCATCTGAATTTCAACCTCGACTCAGAAAGCCCGATGGTTGGCGCATTTGGGAATCAGTGAAGGCATTAGCTCTTTGTCACAATGTAACACCTGTTTATGACAGCGGTAACGCTGGAAATGGAATCAATTCAGACAGACGAAATTCACCTTCTAGATCTATCTCGGTGGAAGCTCAGGAATCCTCCAAGTTACCAGAAAAAACTTATCAGGCTTCTAGTCCAGACGAAATTGCTCTCGTTAAGTGGACCGAATCTGTTGGCTTAACGCTGATCAACCGAGACCTGAACCATATTACTCTACAG GTCCGTGAGAAGGAATCACAGCGCAGTTCAATGAATGAAAACGCCTCGATCAACACGACGGTTACGAATCTCTCGGTCAACTCGAAGACCGATCTCAATTCCCCGTCGAGCTCGGGAAGTGTTACATCGTTGAATTCGCTCGCCGGTGGCATCATGAAGTACCAAATACTGCAAACGTTTCCGTTTACCAGCGAAAACAAGCGGATGGGCATTATCGTGAAGGACACGAGTACCGGAGAAATAACGTTCTACCTAAAGGGCGCGGACGTTGTGATGTCGGGTATCGTTCAGTACAATGATTGGTTGGCCGAGGAAAGCGGTAATATGGCTCGAGAGGGTTTACGTACATTGGTGGTGGCCAAGAAGGTTCTTACGGAAGATCAGTACAATGACTTTGAAACTCGTTATAACGCAGCCAAGGTGAGCGTTACAGATCGGGCAACTAAAGTTTCTGCTGTGATTGAAAGCTTGGAACGTGAGTTAGAACTGCTTTGTTTGACTGGAGTTGAAGATCGCCTCCAAGATCGCGTGAGACCCACTTTAGAACTGTTGAGGAATGCTGGAATCAAAATTTGGATGTTGACTGGAGACAAGCTGGAGACGGCCACGTGTATCgccaaaagttcacatttggttgGAAGAAATCAGAACATCCATGTACTGAAAAGCGTTCTCACCCGAACAGACGCCCATCAAGAACtaaatcaattcagaagaaagcAAGATTGTGCACTGGTTGTTTCTGGCGAGAGCTTGGAAGTTTGCCTTCAATACTATCAGCCAGAGTTTATGGAATTGGCCATTGCATGCCCGGCTGTAGTGTGCTGCCGTTGTAGTCCGACACAAAAAGCCCAAGTAGTATCTCTGATTCAGAAGTATTCCGACAAGCGTACATGTGCAGTCGGGGATGGAGGAAACGATGTCAGTATGATTCAGCAGGCTGATGCAGGAATAGGTATCGAAGGTCGAGAGGGTAAACAGGCATCCTTGGCTGGTGATTTTAGTATACCTCAATTTTCACACATTGCCAAGCTGTTGATCGTGCATGGTCGTCGATCGTACAAACGATCTGCTGCACTATCTCAGTTTGTGATCCATCGAGGTTTGATTATTTCAACCATGCAAGCCGTTTTCTCTGCGGTGTTTTATCTCTCTTCCGTGGCCTTGTATCAGGGATTCCTCATGGTAGGCTATGCTACCTTGTATACAATGTTTCCTGTGTTCTCGCTAGTTCTGGACCAGGACATTAGCTCGAACATAGCCTTGACTTACCCAGAGTTGTATAAAGAACTATCCAAAGGAAGAAGCTTGAGTTACAAGACCTTCTTCATGTGGGTACTGATCAGTATCTACCAAG GTGGTGTAATAATGTACGGCGCATTGATTCTGTTTGAGGATGAATTCATTCATATAGTTGCGATCAGCTTTTCGGCGCTCATTTTAACTGAATTGATTATGGTAGCGCTGACTATCAGAACATGGCATAA ATTAATGGTGCTAGCAGAGCTGTTCAGCTTAGTGTTGTATATTATTTCATTGGCAGTTTTGCACGAATACTTTG attgggAGTTCATCTGGTCCTGGGAATTCCTCTGGAAGGTCCTGGTTATAACACTGGTATCCTGCTTGCCGTTGTACATTCTGAAATTCTTACGGAAGAAGTTTTCACCTCCATCCTACTCCAAGCTGACATAA